In Populus nigra chromosome 1, ddPopNigr1.1, whole genome shotgun sequence, one genomic interval encodes:
- the LOC133676618 gene encoding stem-specific protein TSJT1-like, whose amino-acid sequence MLAIFHKAFAHPPEELNSPASQNGTKKPKLPEETLNDFLSHHPQKTFSMNFGQAAVLAYAPQDNPFSPQQKLFCGFDGIYCLFSGSLNNLCTLNRQYGLTKGTNEAMFVIEAYKTLRDRGPYPADQVVKDLDGSFAFVIYDSTAGSVFAALGSDGGVKLYWGIAADGSVVISDDLEVIKESCVKSFAPFPTGFMFHSEGGLMSFEHPMNKVRAMPRTDSEGFLCGANFKVDVYTRINSLPRRGSEANWTEWQSHS is encoded by the exons ATGTTGGCAATTTTTCACAAAGCTTTTGCTCACCCACCTGAGGAGCTTAATAGTCCAGCATCTCAAAATGGTACTAAGAAGCCTAAGCTTCCTGAGGAAACACTAAATGATTTCCTTTCTCACCACCCTCAGAAAACTTTCTCCATGAACTTTGGTCAAGCTGCTGTGCTTGCCTATGCTCCCCAAGACAACCCTTTCTCTCCTCAACAAAA GCTGTTTTGTGGTTTTGATGGTATATACTGCCTTTTCTCTGGAAGCTTGAACAACTTATGCACACTCAATAGGCAGTATGGATTGACAAAGGGGACTAATGAGGCCATGTTTGTGATAGAAGCTTATAAGACTCTTCGTGATCGAGGTCCTTATCCAGCTGATCAAGTTGTTAAGGATCTTGATGGGAGCTTTGCTTTCGTTATCTACGATAGCACGGCTGGAAGTGTTTTTGCTGCACTG GGCTCTGATGGTGGAGTTAAGCTGTACTGGGGTATTGCAGCAGATGGCTCTGTGGTGATATCTGATGATTTGGAAGTCATAAAAGAAAGCTGTGTCAAATCGTTTGCTCCCTTCCCAACAG GATTCATGTTCCATAGTGAAGGAGGCTTGATGAGCTTTGAGCATCCAATGAACAAAGTTAGAGCAATGCCAAGGACCGACAGTGAAGGATTTCTCTGTGGGGCAAATTTCAAGGTTGATGTCTACACAAGGATCAACAGCTTACCCCGTAGAGGAAGTGAAGCTAATTGGACCGAGTGGCAATCACACAGCTAA